One uncultured Pseudodesulfovibrio sp. genomic window carries:
- a CDS encoding 3'-5' exonuclease → MEFRISDTFTDSLSRLTGDEQKAVKTTAFDLQLDPASPGMSFHKLTRAKDKNFWSIRVSSDIRLIVHKTKSSLLLCYVDHHDAAYRWAETRKLERHPKTGAAQFVEIRETVVEVPTMVHVVEEISPVEKPPLFASISEEDLLGYGVPEEWLEDVLKATEDTILDLAEHLPGEAAEALLVLATGGTPKVAPVLTEDEDPFDHPDALRRFRVMSNVEELERALDYPWEKWTVFLHPSQREAVERDYNGPAKVSGSAGTGKTIVALHRAVHLARKDPDARVLLTTFSDVLAKALQIKLKRLVSNEPRIGERLEVHSINTLGLRLHERLISLPKIAPDETISQFIRDASADLDGPRFHQRFLMSEWTDVVDAWQLRTWEEYRDVLRLGRKTRLPEKQRSQLWGVFSQVRKRLSQEGLMTLSDTFSELADKVSSLAHPIYDYAIVDEAQDVSVPQLRFLAALAANRQNGLFFAGDLGQRIFQTPFSWTSLGVEIRGRCQTLRVNYRTSHQIRTQADRLLGPTVADVDGNVDDRRGTTSVFNGPTPIIKSFDSEVDEIEAVSVWLQECYDEGVEPNEIGVFVRSDEQLPRAETAISRTEVPYRVLDERLDVSPEHASLCTMHLAKGLEFRVVVVMACDDEIIPLQERIESISDNADLEEVYNTERHLLYVACTRARDHLLVTSVKPCSEFLDDLTM, encoded by the coding sequence ATGGAATTTCGAATCTCAGACACGTTCACTGACAGCCTTTCGCGGCTGACAGGAGACGAGCAAAAGGCCGTGAAGACAACGGCGTTCGACCTCCAGCTCGACCCGGCCTCGCCCGGCATGAGCTTTCACAAGCTTACACGTGCCAAGGACAAGAACTTCTGGTCCATCCGGGTCAGCAGCGACATCAGGCTCATCGTCCACAAGACCAAGTCCAGTCTGCTTCTCTGCTACGTGGATCACCACGATGCCGCCTACCGCTGGGCCGAAACGAGGAAACTCGAACGACACCCAAAGACCGGTGCGGCTCAGTTCGTTGAGATCAGGGAGACAGTGGTTGAAGTACCGACCATGGTGCATGTTGTCGAGGAAATCTCCCCGGTGGAGAAACCTCCCCTTTTCGCTTCGATCTCAGAAGAAGACCTTCTCGGCTACGGTGTGCCTGAAGAATGGCTTGAAGACGTCCTCAAAGCCACTGAGGACACGATTCTGGACCTTGCAGAGCATCTCCCTGGGGAAGCGGCGGAAGCACTCCTTGTATTGGCCACAGGAGGCACTCCGAAGGTAGCTCCTGTCCTCACCGAGGACGAAGACCCCTTCGACCATCCCGACGCACTGCGCCGTTTCCGTGTCATGTCCAACGTCGAGGAACTCGAACGTGCCCTGGACTACCCTTGGGAAAAATGGACCGTCTTCTTACACCCTTCACAGCGTGAAGCCGTCGAGAGGGATTACAACGGCCCTGCCAAGGTTTCAGGCTCGGCAGGCACAGGCAAAACCATCGTTGCCCTTCACCGTGCCGTTCATCTGGCTAGGAAAGACCCTGATGCCAGAGTGCTCCTCACCACCTTCTCGGATGTGCTGGCCAAGGCCTTGCAAATCAAACTAAAGCGCCTTGTCAGCAACGAGCCCAGGATCGGTGAACGGCTTGAAGTACACTCGATCAATACCCTGGGGCTCAGACTTCACGAGCGCCTGATCTCTCTTCCGAAAATAGCACCAGACGAAACCATTTCGCAGTTCATCCGTGATGCCTCCGCTGACTTGGACGGTCCCCGCTTCCATCAACGTTTTTTGATGTCGGAGTGGACCGATGTGGTGGATGCATGGCAGCTCCGCACATGGGAGGAGTACCGCGATGTACTTCGACTGGGACGAAAGACCCGCCTCCCTGAGAAGCAACGCAGCCAACTCTGGGGAGTTTTCAGCCAGGTCCGAAAAAGGCTTTCTCAGGAAGGTCTGATGACCCTTTCGGACACGTTCTCTGAGTTGGCGGACAAGGTTTCGAGCCTCGCCCATCCTATTTACGACTACGCCATCGTTGACGAAGCGCAGGACGTCAGCGTCCCTCAGCTTCGTTTCCTGGCAGCCCTCGCGGCGAACAGACAAAACGGGTTGTTCTTTGCTGGTGACCTTGGGCAACGGATATTCCAGACGCCTTTCTCATGGACTTCGCTCGGGGTTGAAATTCGTGGGCGCTGCCAGACGCTTCGCGTCAACTATAGGACTTCGCATCAGATTCGTACCCAGGCAGATCGCCTTCTGGGACCGACCGTTGCTGATGTTGATGGCAACGTGGATGACCGGCGTGGTACGACTTCGGTGTTTAACGGACCTACCCCGATCATCAAGTCGTTTGACAGCGAGGTGGATGAAATTGAGGCTGTGTCTGTTTGGCTCCAAGAGTGCTACGACGAAGGCGTCGAGCCAAATGAGATCGGTGTATTCGTTCGCTCCGACGAACAGCTACCACGCGCCGAAACGGCCATAAGTAGGACAGAAGTACCGTACCGAGTTCTTGACGAAAGACTTGATGTGTCCCCTGAGCATGCCTCGCTTTGCACGATGCACCTGGCCAAGGGACTTGAATTCAGGGTGGTCGTTGTCATGGCTTGCGACGATGAAATTATTCCTTTGCAGGAGCGGATCGAGTCGATTTCCGACAACGCGGATCTCGAAGAAGTGTACAACACGGAAAGACATCTGCTCTATGTTGCATGCACAAGGGCGCGTGACCATTTGCTCGTCACGAGTGTCAAACCGTGCTCGGAGTTTTTGGATGATTTGACGATGTAA
- a CDS encoding site-specific DNA-methyltransferase has translation MAKTKTSKTIETITHGEASRKNIPTAEYQSIMTDTDKAPVRVEYERRNRDLDPQLVWRGKDEQDWSDLVVNAPPLYIQEKVHPKVLIDDLRRQSEESTKDQYENSMFEFIERFNGLPSEEAKTEFYQHDANWSNRMILGDSLQVMGSLAEREGLRGKVQCIYFDPPYGIKFNSNFQWSTTSKDVKDGSIDHITREPEQVKAFRDTWRDGIHSYLTYLRDRLTVARDLLSDSGSIFIQIGEENVHRLQIVLDEVFGTRNKVNFIVFQKTSSSTSGYLGNVSDYILWYAKDIDHIKFREPFYRKEIGGGSFLAYNKVLTQDGIITPSNSYTGKSGEIIRIDNITSQSIGRDKGEGAASWFPVDINGRQIKPSIKVRWKTNETGMSRLKMAGRLYASKNSLGYIRKLNDFKIAKFNHVWTDTIISGASLDKRYVVETSPFVVQRCMLMATDPGDLVLDPTCGSGTTAYVAEQWGRRWITIDTSRVALALARSRIMGARYPYYLLSDSKEGQIKESELSRTPPSSAPTYEDIRHGFVYERVPHITLKAIANNAEIDVIWEDFQKRLDPLREELNKALGESWEEWDIPRESGEKWPEAVKKAHAAWWKHRIARQKEIDASIAAKADFEYLYDKPYEDNKKVRVAGPFTVESLSPHRVLGVDENDELIKPKINPVVDGLGEQDFNQMILETLKTSGVQQAHKEDKINFTSLMPWPGALVSAEGKFFEGGDDKGTERRAAVFIGPEFGTVSRPDLVEAAREAADAGFDVLIACAFNFDAHSTEFNKLGRIPVLKARMNADLHMADDLKNTGKGNLFVIFGEPDIDILDADDDQIMIKVKGVDVFHPNTGEVRSDGPDGIACWFIDTDYNEESFFVRHAYFLGANDPYKALKTTLKAEIDEEAWETLNSDTSRPFDKPKNGRIAVKVINHLGDEVMKVFRV, from the coding sequence ATGGCCAAGACGAAAACTTCCAAAACGATTGAGACCATCACGCACGGTGAGGCCAGCCGCAAGAATATCCCCACGGCGGAATACCAGTCCATCATGACGGATACGGACAAGGCTCCGGTTCGGGTCGAGTATGAACGCCGTAATCGTGATCTTGACCCGCAACTCGTCTGGCGAGGCAAGGACGAGCAGGACTGGTCCGACCTCGTGGTCAACGCTCCTCCGCTATACATCCAGGAGAAGGTCCACCCCAAGGTGCTGATCGACGACCTCCGGCGGCAGTCTGAGGAATCAACCAAGGATCAGTATGAAAACAGCATGTTCGAGTTCATCGAACGCTTCAACGGTCTGCCCAGCGAAGAAGCCAAGACCGAATTTTACCAGCACGATGCCAACTGGTCGAACCGGATGATTTTAGGAGACTCTTTACAGGTAATGGGCAGTCTTGCTGAACGTGAAGGGCTAAGAGGTAAGGTACAGTGTATTTATTTCGACCCCCCATATGGAATTAAATTTAACAGCAACTTTCAGTGGTCTACGACTAGTAAAGACGTAAAAGATGGCAGTATCGACCATATTACACGTGAACCAGAACAGGTAAAAGCTTTTAGAGACACCTGGAGAGATGGTATTCATAGCTATCTCACTTACCTTAGGGATCGCTTAACAGTTGCAAGAGACCTACTTTCAGATTCAGGTTCAATATTTATTCAAATTGGCGAAGAAAATGTACATCGTCTACAAATTGTTCTAGATGAAGTATTTGGAACAAGAAATAAAGTTAATTTTATTGTTTTTCAAAAAACATCCAGTAGCACATCAGGGTATCTCGGAAATGTTTCTGATTATATATTGTGGTATGCAAAAGATATCGACCATATTAAATTTAGAGAACCATTTTACAGAAAAGAAATCGGCGGCGGATCATTTCTTGCCTACAATAAAGTTCTAACTCAAGACGGGATCATTACACCATCTAATTCATATACAGGTAAATCTGGAGAAATAATCCGGATCGATAACATCACGTCTCAAAGCATTGGGCGCGACAAAGGAGAAGGCGCTGCATCATGGTTTCCTGTTGACATTAACGGCAGGCAAATAAAACCCAGCATTAAAGTCAGATGGAAAACCAATGAAACCGGAATGTCCCGGCTTAAAATGGCAGGAAGGCTATATGCTTCAAAAAACAGCCTTGGCTACATTAGAAAGCTAAATGATTTTAAAATTGCTAAGTTCAATCACGTTTGGACAGATACTATTATTTCGGGAGCTTCACTAGACAAACGTTATGTCGTTGAAACCTCACCCTTTGTTGTTCAACGATGTATGTTGATGGCTACAGACCCTGGCGACCTGGTTCTTGATCCAACCTGTGGCTCCGGGACAACAGCCTACGTCGCAGAACAGTGGGGTCGTCGCTGGATCACCATCGACACGTCACGAGTTGCCCTCGCCCTTGCTCGCTCACGCATAATGGGTGCCCGCTACCCCTACTACCTTCTCTCGGATAGCAAGGAAGGCCAGATCAAAGAATCAGAATTAAGCCGGACACCGCCTTCATCTGCGCCTACCTACGAAGACATCAGACATGGATTTGTCTACGAACGCGTGCCTCACATCACTCTGAAAGCTATCGCCAATAATGCGGAGATCGACGTCATTTGGGAAGACTTCCAGAAGCGCCTCGACCCTCTCCGCGAAGAGCTGAATAAAGCCCTTGGTGAATCTTGGGAGGAATGGGACATTCCCCGAGAGTCAGGCGAAAAATGGCCTGAGGCAGTCAAGAAGGCTCACGCGGCATGGTGGAAGCATCGGATAGCTCGACAGAAGGAAATCGACGCCTCCATCGCTGCCAAGGCAGATTTCGAATATCTCTACGACAAGCCCTACGAGGACAACAAGAAAGTCCGTGTGGCTGGTCCCTTCACCGTAGAAAGCCTCTCCCCGCACCGTGTCCTGGGTGTGGACGAGAACGACGAGTTGATCAAGCCCAAGATCAATCCTGTCGTTGACGGCCTTGGAGAGCAGGACTTCAACCAGATGATCCTGGAGACCTTGAAGACCTCCGGCGTCCAGCAGGCGCACAAGGAGGACAAGATCAACTTCACCTCCCTCATGCCATGGCCTGGGGCACTGGTCAGCGCTGAAGGCAAGTTCTTTGAGGGCGGAGACGACAAGGGAACTGAGCGTAGAGCCGCTGTATTCATCGGTCCTGAATTTGGAACGGTATCCCGTCCTGACCTCGTCGAGGCAGCTCGGGAAGCTGCGGACGCAGGGTTCGATGTTCTCATCGCCTGTGCCTTCAACTTCGACGCCCACTCGACCGAGTTCAACAAGCTTGGACGCATCCCCGTGCTCAAGGCCCGCATGAACGCGGACCTGCACATGGCGGACGACCTCAAGAACACCGGAAAGGGCAACCTCTTCGTCATCTTCGGCGAACCCGACATCGACATCCTGGATGCCGACGACGACCAGATCATGATCAAGGTCAAGGGCGTGGACGTGTTCCACCCCAACACCGGAGAGGTTCGAAGCGATGGCCCTGACGGCATCGCCTGCTGGTTCATCGACACAGACTACAACGAGGAGAGCTTCTTCGTCCGTCATGCCTACTTCCTTGGAGCGAACGATCCCTACAAGGCGCTCAAAACGACCCTCAAGGCCGAGATCGACGAAGAGGCCTGGGAGACCCTGAACAGTGACACCTCCCGCCCCTTCGACAAACCCAAAAACGGACGCATCGCGGTCAAGGTCATCAACCACCTCGGCGACGAGGTCATGAAGGTATTCCGTGTATAA
- a CDS encoding DEAD/DEAH box helicase family protein, whose translation MSNPFFEHPILNSPYDYPDKHWELDESGQPTQQIKPSRRPAEFVTPIPKPKKRKRAEQQQAELLFDEGKGLSTTDQKYDITSVINEIRRHVDSWRKLPSVSQWQVTPETARLLQHWRHHNFSGIRPFFCQVEAVETAIWLTEVAPHTTDGKKVLKHLENANNDANPELKRLALKLATGAGKTTVMAMIIAWQTINAVRHPGSKKFTRGFLIVAPGITIKDRLRVLQPSDPDSYYQSRELIPSDMMGELERAKIVITNYHAFKLRERFDISKGGRSLLQGRGDPLNTLETEGQMIQRVMPSLMGLKNIMAINDEAHHCYREKPEAESEEDITKEDKQEVAQNKEAARLWISGLEVVKRKLGITRVIDLSATPFFLKGSGYAEGTLFPWTMSDFSLMDAIECGIVKLPRVPVSDDIPGNEMPMFRNLWEHIRRDMPKKGRGKAKGLDPLSIPTKLKTALESLYGHYEKTYNLWQEEGIDVPPCFIVVCNNTATSKLVYDYISGFFRENDDGSTELENGRLALFRNFDEHGNPIPRPRTLLIDSEQLESGDALDNNFRKMAADEIERYRREIIERTGDRQQAENLTDADLLREVMNTVGKAGRLGESIRCVVSVSMLTEGWDANTVTHVLGVRAFGTQLLCEQVIGRALRRQSYDVNEEGLFNVEYADVLGIPFDFTAKPVPTSPIKPRITVHVKAMRPERDHLEIEFPRVAGYRVELPDERLTAEFNDDSVLELTPDLVGPTNTKNQGIIGEGVDLNLVHTGDLRRSTLLFHLTQRLLYTKWRDPNEEPKLHLFGQLKRITKQWLDSCLDCKSGTYPAQLMYQELADLACERITAGITRAHQDKRDIKAVLDPYNPTGLTRHVSFNTSKMLRWETSSELCHVNWAILDSDWEGEFCRVLEGHPKVKAYVKNHNLGFEIPYRYGSETKRYIPDFIVKVDDGHQDLLNLVVEIKGYRPENAKDKKATMETLWVPGVNNLGSYGRWDFAELREVYKLESDFDEKIKSEFNTMIQKALQSDEGEA comes from the coding sequence ATGTCCAACCCATTCTTTGAGCACCCTATTCTCAACTCTCCTTACGATTACCCCGACAAACATTGGGAGTTGGACGAAAGCGGTCAGCCCACGCAACAGATCAAGCCCTCAAGACGGCCTGCTGAATTCGTTACCCCTATCCCTAAGCCCAAAAAGCGTAAGAGAGCAGAGCAGCAACAAGCCGAGCTTCTTTTTGACGAAGGCAAGGGTCTGTCCACAACAGATCAAAAGTACGACATCACGTCGGTTATTAACGAAATCCGTCGACATGTAGACTCATGGCGAAAGTTACCTAGTGTCAGCCAGTGGCAGGTCACTCCTGAGACGGCCAGACTCCTCCAACACTGGCGGCACCACAATTTCAGCGGCATCCGCCCCTTCTTCTGCCAAGTTGAGGCCGTGGAGACCGCCATATGGCTTACAGAGGTCGCACCTCATACCACGGACGGGAAAAAGGTTCTCAAACACCTCGAGAACGCCAACAATGACGCGAACCCGGAACTCAAACGACTCGCCTTAAAGCTTGCGACCGGAGCCGGAAAGACGACGGTCATGGCCATGATCATCGCGTGGCAGACCATCAACGCAGTCCGCCACCCTGGCAGCAAGAAGTTCACAAGGGGATTTCTTATCGTGGCCCCCGGTATCACCATCAAGGACCGTCTGCGCGTTCTCCAGCCCAGCGACCCGGACAGCTACTACCAAAGCAGGGAGTTGATCCCCTCTGACATGATGGGAGAGCTGGAGCGGGCCAAGATCGTCATCACCAACTACCATGCCTTCAAGCTTCGTGAGAGGTTCGATATCTCCAAGGGAGGAAGGTCTCTTCTGCAGGGTCGTGGAGACCCTTTGAATACCCTTGAGACTGAAGGCCAGATGATCCAGCGAGTCATGCCCAGCCTCATGGGGCTCAAGAACATCATGGCCATCAACGATGAAGCGCACCACTGCTACCGCGAAAAACCCGAGGCGGAGTCCGAGGAGGACATCACTAAGGAAGACAAGCAAGAGGTCGCGCAGAACAAGGAAGCGGCCCGATTGTGGATCTCCGGCCTTGAGGTAGTGAAGCGCAAACTCGGAATCACCAGAGTCATCGACCTCTCGGCAACACCGTTCTTCCTCAAGGGTTCCGGGTATGCCGAAGGCACTCTGTTCCCGTGGACCATGAGTGACTTCTCCCTCATGGATGCCATCGAGTGCGGCATCGTGAAACTTCCACGTGTCCCGGTTTCCGACGATATCCCTGGCAACGAAATGCCTATGTTCCGGAATCTCTGGGAGCACATTAGACGAGACATGCCTAAGAAAGGAAGAGGCAAGGCAAAAGGTCTTGACCCTCTCAGCATCCCGACCAAGCTGAAGACAGCCCTGGAGTCCCTCTATGGCCACTACGAGAAGACCTACAACCTCTGGCAGGAAGAAGGGATCGACGTTCCCCCCTGCTTCATCGTGGTCTGCAACAACACAGCGACTTCGAAGCTCGTCTACGACTACATCTCGGGCTTTTTCAGAGAAAACGATGACGGCTCTACGGAACTTGAAAATGGTCGCCTCGCTCTGTTCCGTAACTTCGATGAGCACGGCAACCCGATCCCTAGGCCTCGTACCCTGCTCATCGACAGCGAACAGCTTGAGTCTGGCGATGCCCTTGATAACAACTTTAGAAAGATGGCGGCTGACGAGATCGAGCGTTATCGCCGAGAAATCATCGAGCGGACAGGTGATCGGCAGCAGGCAGAGAACCTCACTGACGCCGATCTCCTTCGTGAGGTCATGAATACTGTTGGCAAGGCCGGTCGGCTTGGTGAATCCATCCGGTGCGTGGTCTCAGTGTCCATGCTGACCGAGGGATGGGATGCGAACACAGTCACTCACGTTTTGGGGGTCAGAGCCTTCGGCACCCAGCTTCTCTGTGAACAGGTCATCGGTCGAGCCCTTCGCCGTCAGTCCTACGATGTTAACGAGGAAGGCCTCTTCAACGTCGAGTACGCCGATGTCCTGGGCATTCCCTTCGACTTCACAGCCAAGCCTGTGCCCACGAGTCCGATCAAGCCTCGCATCACCGTTCACGTCAAGGCCATGCGGCCCGAGCGGGATCATCTCGAGATCGAATTCCCACGTGTGGCCGGATACCGAGTGGAACTACCGGACGAACGTCTGACCGCCGAGTTCAACGACGACTCCGTGCTGGAGCTGACTCCGGACCTTGTTGGCCCGACCAACACCAAGAACCAGGGCATCATCGGTGAAGGCGTTGATCTAAACCTCGTCCATACCGGAGACCTTAGGCGATCAACCCTCCTCTTTCACCTGACCCAGCGGTTGCTCTACACCAAGTGGCGCGATCCAAACGAGGAGCCGAAGCTGCACCTTTTCGGGCAGCTCAAACGCATCACCAAGCAGTGGCTTGATAGTTGTCTGGACTGCAAGAGCGGCACTTACCCGGCACAGCTCATGTACCAAGAGTTGGCTGATCTGGCATGCGAACGGATCACGGCGGGCATCACTCGTGCCCATCAGGACAAACGGGACATCAAGGCCGTTCTCGATCCCTACAACCCTACGGGTTTGACACGGCATGTCAGCTTCAACACTTCGAAGATGCTCCGATGGGAGACCTCTTCCGAGCTTTGCCATGTGAACTGGGCGATCCTCGACAGCGACTGGGAAGGCGAGTTCTGCCGTGTGCTGGAGGGGCACCCCAAGGTCAAGGCATACGTCAAGAACCACAACCTCGGTTTTGAAATCCCCTACCGCTACGGCTCCGAGACCAAGCGCTATATCCCAGACTTCATCGTCAAGGTCGATGACGGACACCAAGACCTGCTCAACCTCGTGGTGGAGATCAAAGGCTACCGGCCTGAGAACGCCAAGGACAAGAAAGCTACCATGGAAACCCTCTGGGTGCCGGGCGTGAACAACCTGGGCAGCTATGGCCGCTGGGACTTCGCCGAGCTGCGAGAGGTTTACAAGCTCGAGTCCGACTTCGATGAGAAGATCAAATCCGAATTCAACACCATGATCCAAAAAGCCCTTCAGAGCGACGAAGGAGAAGCATAA
- a CDS encoding HU family DNA-binding protein: MNKSQLIRLISWRTGSSQKDIKNIFEAMEDIIGESLAQDEKVVIAGFGRFHTSMWGDYFNRQTGKYIHLRRVIRFRPGSRLKAKSGCKTS, from the coding sequence ATGAACAAGTCACAGCTTATCCGTCTGATTTCATGGCGAACGGGCAGTTCCCAAAAGGACATCAAGAATATCTTCGAGGCCATGGAGGACATCATCGGTGAAAGCCTCGCTCAGGATGAAAAGGTGGTCATCGCCGGTTTTGGTCGGTTTCACACCTCCATGTGGGGAGATTACTTCAACCGCCAGACGGGGAAATACATCCACTTGAGGCGAGTTATCCGCTTCAGACCTGGCTCTCGACTCAAAGCAAAATCGGGCTGCAAAACTTCCTGA
- a CDS encoding AlpA family phage regulatory protein: MSSKRLLRLPQVLRRFPVSKSSWWQGVKEGRYPQPVKLGPRTTGWRESDIQELIDSCSYTREQE, encoded by the coding sequence ATGTCTTCGAAGCGCCTGCTTCGGCTCCCTCAGGTCCTTAGACGCTTCCCCGTCAGCAAGTCGAGTTGGTGGCAGGGGGTCAAGGAAGGACGTTACCCTCAGCCGGTCAAGCTCGGCCCCCGAACCACGGGGTGGCGAGAATCTGACATCCAAGAGTTGATCGACAGTTGTTCATATACTCGTGAACAAGAATAG
- the cysC gene encoding adenylyl-sulfate kinase produces MSQNKYVCRHRGEVCREDREDKNGFRAVTIWFSGLSGAGKSTIAHKVEKRLFDEGAQVYTFDGDNVRQGLCSDLSFSPEGRQENIRRISEMTKLFMDAGIICLCAFITPSRATQQQLREGYGKDEFFLVHVDCPVEVCESRDVKGYYELARKGKIKDYTGVSGTYESPIEPDLTLKTDICPLEECVEQAYQFVIKKLARSEAV; encoded by the coding sequence GTGAGCCAAAACAAATATGTCTGCAGGCACCGTGGCGAAGTTTGCCGTGAAGACAGGGAAGATAAAAATGGTTTTCGCGCAGTGACCATCTGGTTCTCCGGTCTGTCGGGCGCAGGTAAATCTACCATCGCGCACAAGGTGGAAAAACGACTTTTCGATGAAGGCGCACAAGTCTATACATTTGACGGTGACAATGTCCGCCAGGGGTTATGCAGTGATTTGTCTTTTTCCCCCGAGGGCCGACAGGAGAATATACGACGCATAAGCGAGATGACGAAGCTTTTCATGGACGCTGGTATCATCTGCCTGTGCGCTTTCATTACCCCCAGCCGCGCCACGCAGCAGCAGTTGCGGGAAGGGTACGGCAAGGATGAGTTCTTTCTCGTTCATGTGGATTGCCCTGTCGAAGTCTGTGAAAGTCGCGACGTCAAAGGGTATTATGAACTCGCCCGGAAAGGGAAAATCAAAGATTACACCGGGGTGAGTGGGACGTACGAAAGTCCCATCGAACCGGACCTCACGCTCAAGACCGACATCTGTCCTCTCGAGGAGTGTGTTGAACAGGCGTACCAGTTCGTCATCAAAAAACTGGCTCGCTCCGAAGCCGTCTGA
- a CDS encoding IclR family transcriptional regulator, protein MSTLQRAMVMLEYLSENGAAPASELIEHSGIPKSTAYLLLKEMQQLGLISQDDRGNYRLWVRLIALGDRASEQLDIRDTARPHLEALMNRTGLLCHLGIFDGDAAYYILKIESQSTISVRSYVGKRLSLHRSGVGKCLLAWQPESVRKAIIAGTDFEPVTTTTIVSAEALEEDLAKIRRDGWGFDNGEDVSAVRCVAAPVFDGTGGVAGAISVVGTSMQVADSAVEPLAEQVLACARDISRDLGWTES, encoded by the coding sequence ATGTCTACCCTGCAAAGGGCCATGGTGATGTTGGAATATCTCTCCGAGAATGGGGCGGCGCCCGCTTCGGAGCTGATTGAGCATTCGGGCATTCCCAAGAGCACGGCGTATCTGCTGCTCAAGGAAATGCAGCAGCTCGGCCTGATCTCACAGGACGACCGCGGCAACTACCGGTTGTGGGTACGTCTTATCGCCCTGGGAGACAGAGCCTCGGAACAGCTGGACATCCGCGATACGGCAAGACCCCATCTGGAGGCGTTGATGAACCGCACCGGGTTGCTTTGCCACCTGGGCATCTTCGATGGCGACGCCGCCTACTACATCCTCAAGATCGAGTCCCAGAGCACCATCAGCGTGCGCTCCTACGTGGGCAAGCGGTTGTCCCTGCACCGCTCGGGCGTGGGCAAGTGTCTGCTGGCCTGGCAGCCCGAGTCCGTGCGCAAGGCGATTATCGCCGGAACGGACTTCGAGCCGGTCACGACGACGACCATCGTCTCGGCCGAGGCCCTGGAAGAGGATCTGGCCAAGATCCGGCGGGACGGTTGGGGATTCGACAACGGCGAGGACGTTTCCGCGGTGCGCTGCGTGGCCGCGCCCGTGTTTGACGGAACCGGCGGTGTGGCCGGTGCCATCTCCGTTGTCGGGACATCCATGCAGGTGGCCGACTCCGCGGTGGAGCCTCTGGCCGAGCAGGTGCTGGCCTGCGCAAGGGATATTTCAAGAGATTTGGGCTGGACGGAATCCTAG